The Fodinibius saliphilus genomic interval CTATTATTATATCCCAAGTCGTTCCGTTCTGGGTAAATTACATTTTGTGTAATCAATTATCACCCTGGCTCCTTGTTATTTAACAAGATGAATGGAAATATTTTCAAATAGTTAAAATGCTTACGCACTTCACTCAGATAGTTTATTAAAAAAGTAATCTTTTACGCTTCTTACACTTTTGTCTTTAAATTAATACCATTACTTGCATATCTAAAAAAACTCCAGCCCCAATAATAAACTATCACAGTCTATTATTTAATTCAATTTTGTTGTAGATTGAGATATTGATTCTCACCGGCTATTACTTCATAACATGAACAGCATTAATTACCTGCTGTTTCCTATTTAATCTAAACATATAGGGATTGCCATGTTACAAGTAGAAAAAAGTCAGATCGAAAAGCTGAAAAGCAGTATAGAAGGCCGGATTATTCTGCCTGAGGATGTCGACTATGATAAAGCCCGGACCATTTGGAACGCTATGATAGACCGTAAACCTGCTATTATAGTGCAGTGTGGTTCAGCCGAGGATGTACCACCCGCGATCCATTTTGCAAAAGAAAAAGGATTAGAACTTTCGGTACGTGGTGGCGGACATCATATTGCAGGAAACTCAATAGTAGACAATGGACTAACCATCGATTTCTCCATGATGCGCAAGGTTAAAGTGGATCCCCAAAAAAAGCGAGCAACTGTTGAGCCGGGTGCAACCCTTGGTGACTTTGACAAGGCGACTCAGGTACACGGGCTTGCCACTCCAACCGGTATTAACTCCACTACCGGCATTGCCGGACTCACTCTGGGAGGCGGTTTTGGGTGGCTCACCCGCCAGTATGGACTTACCATTGACAACCTTGTCTCAGCTGATATTGTGACAGCCGATGGGGAGCAGTTAACACTGAGTAAGACACAAAATACCGATCTATTTTGGGCTATACGCGGTGGAGGCGGTAATTTCGGTGTAATCACAAGGTTTGAATTTGAGCTTTATGATATTGGAACTAAAACCTTTGGAGGGCTTATCGTTTTTCCATTTGAACAGGTAAGAAAAGTGCTGAATCGATATCGGGAGTTTGCAAAATCGGCACCTCTTGAACTCAATGTCTGGATCGTAGTTCGTCATGCCCCACCCCTTCCTTTCCTTCCAGAAGAGATTCACAATAAAATGGTGGTCGTCCTTCCCGTATTCTACAATGGAGATCTACGTAAAGGAGAAAACCTGGTGAATTATCTCCGCAAGTTTGGTAATCCATTGGGCGAACATGTAGGCAGACAACCCTATGTGCAGTGGCAGCAGGCGTTTGATCCACTGCTCACACCCGGAGCTCGCAACTACTGGAAATCACACAACTTTACCGAAATCAGTGATGGACTGATTGATGCCATCATCAAATTTGCTGGTACCATGCCCACCCTGCAGACAGAGATATTCTTGGGTATGCTCTCAGGAGTAGCAAATGAAGTGCCCGTCGAGGCCACCGCCTATGCCGCTCGCGATGCTAAATTTGTCGTGAATGTGCACGGACGCTGGGTAGAACCAATAGAAGACCAGAAGTGCGTCAGTTGGGCACGAGAATTTTTTGAAGCTACCCGTTCTTATGCTTCCGGAGGCGCTTACGTAAACTTCATGACTGAGGATGAGAAAGACAGGATATCCGCAGCCTATAGTTCCAACTATCAACGACTGATGGAATTAAAAACAAAATATGATCCGGATAACCTATTTCACATGAATCAAAATATTAAACCCCAAAATTAATATAGTAACATACTGGTTTGGGATTCTAAGCTGTTTGCTCTACGAAGCGAGACCTACGCGCAAGGTGAAGAAGTGGTCTGCAAAATTTGCACGTAATAGTAATAGTGTTAACAGGTATCCCTTTTGTCAGTAATGTTTGATTGTATATGTTATATAAGGTTAAAGTACCAGGTAGCCACCAACAGGAAATAAATCTTCTTACACTAGTCAAACTGCTTTAAAACGTTCTGTATTGCCTTAAAATCAGGTAAGTTACTTGATTCATCAAGTACTTCACGGTGTCGGATAATCCCTTCTTTATCTACTACGAAAGATGCCCGTTGGGCTACGCCTTTCATTCCAAAATAATCATCATTTAAAACGCCATATGCTTGTGACGCCTCTTTATTGAAGTCGCTGAGTAGAGTAAAGTTCAGGTTTTCCGCTTTTTTAAACTCTTTGAGGGTGAAAAAACTGTCTATGCTGATACCAATGACTTCAGCATCTAATGAGTTATATAACTTCATATTATCTCGCGTGGTACAAAGCTCTTTGGTACATGTACCGCTAAATGCAAGTGGAAAAAACAGCAAAACTACATTTTTCTCCCCTTTGAAAGCAGAAAGACTTACTTTTTCTCCATCGGTATTTTGCAATGTAAACTCGGGAGCTTTTGTACCTTCAGCTAAGCTATTTTCCATAAAAGTAACTGTTAAATTATTGAGTATCTGCTGTTATAACCGCTGAATCAGCATGTTCATATCCCAGCACAGTAGTTAATAGCCCTGCGGCCAAAAATAATTCCCATAACCAGGTGTACGGTCCATTGACCGCCGGTACAAACCAGTAAAGCAGATAGCTGAAAAGTAAAATGATACTACCGCTGAGAATAATAGCATACTGCTTTCGGCGGTAGGTATACACAGAATACATCAGTATGGATACGGTAATAGCCCCACCCTGATATATTGTTATGAGCCAATTTTTCAAGGCATACGTATCTTTGACGAGTAGATATGACAAGACAATAAGTAAGGGTAAGCCGGTATAAAGCATTGGAAATTGCGCAAAAGCCGGCTTCGATTCCCTTATAAAAACAGCCAGTGAACTAAGTACAAAAGCCAAACATATTATATGGCCCCATTCAAATATAAATGCGGCAGTATTCGAAAAAAAAGCATCTGCGATAAAGAAATTAGTAAGTGCAGTCAGCTGCATGATAAAAAATATCACCGCAGCAATAGTGAGGCCTAAAAACTTTATCCGTCCCCTACTTTGGGTTAGACCTATTAATTTGACAACCACATATCCGACTACGAGAACCAACAAGAACGTTGTCAAAGGCATCGAAATATATATTAGGAGTTTTCGGTGGGCTGCTGGTTTTCACGTTGTGAACGACGCTGCTCAATCTCACGCATTCTTTCCTTTTCTTGATTGTACACTTTAACCTGCTGAGCAATATCGCGAAGAATTCCCCGTTCAAAACGAATCATCTCTTGCATAAAATCATATAACATTACTTTTTGGTCATTGCGATAAACTACTGTTTCCCAATCTATTAGCGGGATATTATCAATGGAATTGACCAACCCTGCGCGATGTTTTGCAAGCTTTTTAAGTATCTTCTGAACATCTTTCAACTTTTCTTCATCCGGCTCAAAGCTTTCGCGATAGTGCGTAAAGTTTTCGAGATGGGTAGGTCGCTTATTTTCTACGGCTTTTTCCAAGATAGGCCGATAATATGATAACTGTGCATGATCTATAAGCAACAACATCTCTGAAATCGAACGCCCGTCGGGCGGACGCTCATCATACGGTACATTATCAATAACATATTGCATCGCTTCTGCCTCATCCTGCAGGTATGAAGCGTCTTCGATTAGTTCGTTAATTTCTTCTTGGGTAATTTGACGATCTGCCATCATCTACCTATCGTGCCCATTCAGATTCTGCTTGAACATTGTCATTGTGTTCCTGTTGCTCAAGCATCTCTACCAAAGACAGTCCCGAATTAAAATCGCGGTCGCGATCTCTCACAGAATGGATATTATTTTCTTCCTGGAAATCCCAGAACTGACCAAACTGTCGATTTTTATATTCACGTAAAAAATCAAGGCGTTCTTTCACATCCTCTTTAGGCACCAACAGTCGTTGTTTGTCATAAATGGCTTCTTCCCTGGATTCAAAGACGATATCATAATCTTTACTCATCACAATCGCCTCTTCTGGGCAAACTTCTTCACAATAGCCGCAGTAAATACAGCGCAGCATATTAATTTCAAAGAAGTTGGGATAACGTTCTTTGGGATCATCAGAATCTTCGTTGGCCTGCATGCTGATTGCAAGTGGCGGGCAAGCACGGGCACAAAGTCCACATGCCACACAACGCTCTTTGCCATTATCTTCCACCAGAACGGGACGACCACGAAATATGGAAGGAGGATCCCACTTCTCTTCCGGGTATTGCATAGTCACCTTTGGCTGAAACATCTGTTTAAAGGTATACCAAAGGGCCTTAAAAATTTCGGGCAAGTACAATTTCTCCATAAAGGAGAACGAACGCTCCCGCTCAAAATTCTCGTTGAGCGCATTTGCACGTGGTTGCTCTAAATTTTGTGGTGTTGCCATCTGAATTCGCAATTAAAATATTGATTGTTACTCAGCATAATATCGCTGGAAAAATAACTGATTCAAGCATTCACATCAAAACAAAAATACGTTTATTTCTGGACAAATCGCATTGTGATGGGAACCCCCGTAAATTGATACTCTTCCCGGATTTTATTCTCAATATATCGCCTGTAGTTAGCTGGAAGATGCTCAGGATGGTTCATAAAGAACTTAAAAACCGGGGGATTTGCCTGCACCTGTGTGCCATATTTTATTTTAAGAGGTACTTCTTTGCGCACCGGCAGCGGCTTTTCTTTAAGTATTTGTTTCAAAAAGTCGTTAAAGTGAGAAGTTTTTATAGTCTTCTTTCGTTCCTTCATTACTAAATCTGCCACATCAATAACTTTATGAATCCGCTTACGATGTGTAGTAGAAATAGAAACGATCGGCACATATTTCATACGTGGAATACGTGAATACACATATTCTTCAAACTCTTTGTGGATATTCGTATCCTTTTCCGGCACCAAATCCCACTTATTGAGTACGATAACAAGTCCTTTATTATAGTCAGCTGCATTCCTAATAATACGCTTGTCCTGTGCCTCAAATCCGCGCATAGCATCAAGCATTAGGATAGCCACATCACATTCTTTTAAGGCCCGGTCTGTGCGCACCGTGCTGTAAAACTCAACATTCTCTTGTACTTTTGCCTTTTTACGTAGGCCCGCAGTATCAACTAAGATATATTCCTTTTCATTATAAAGCAGTTTACTGTGAATAGAATCACGAGTGGTACCGGGAATATCCGTTACAATACAGCGCTCATCCTCAAGCATAGCATTAACATAACTACTCTTTCCTACATTGGGGCGCCCAACTACGGCCAGCTTAGGTATGGTTGTCTTCGGTTCCTCTTGTTCTTCCGGGAGCAGTTCAACCATTCGGTCGAGCAGCTCACCGGTGCCTCGACCGCTTATGGCCGATACCGGGTATAGCTCTTCAAAGCCAAGTGCATAAAATTCAGTAGCATTAAATTCCCGTTCTTCATTATCAGCTTTGTTTGCTACTAATAATACGGGCATTTCCTGTTCACGTAGCAACTGGGCCACAGAACTATCCAAACTAGTAATACCCGCTTCGGTATCAACCACAAAGAGTATAAGGTCCGATTCTCGAATGGCAATATGCACCTGTTCGCGAATACCTTTCTTAACGACATCGGTGGCACCGGGCAGATATCCTCCGGTATCTATAACATTAAAATCACGACCATTCCAATATGATTCACCATAATGGCGATCTCGTGTTACACCGTACTGATCATCGACAATGGCTTTACGGCTGCCGATTAAACGATTAAAGATAGTAGATTTGCCAACGTTGGGCCGCCCTACGATAGAAACTACAGGGAGCATGTGGGAGTTTTTATTTAATATGTTATTTTCAGTGATAAGCGTTAAAAATAATGAATTAACTACTTAAAGTAGAGTAGAAACTCAATGCTACAAACCTTTTATAACAACTTCGGTTTTCTCGGCTCCATTGGTATTGCCATGTTTATATTTCTCTGTTTCATTTTTTGGATGGCCGGTATAGCCGGAATATCACAGCATCCTCCTTCCAGAAAAAAAACGACTAAGCTGGTTATTTCGGTCCTATTTCCCCCCTATCCCATCATTTGGGTATTTATAGATATGTATCGGCAGCGTAAACTTATGAAAAAAACGCAGATCTAAACTGTTTCCCCTATACAAAAAGCCCTGTTCCGACAGGTATCAGTCGAATACTTTGGGAAGAACATAAAAATGAAACAGAATAAAAATTGCACGCTCTACCAAAATGTTGAGAGCGAAATTCAAAGAACATAAAAGGGAGCTTTAAAAAAGCTGGCAAACATAAGTTCCAAATGAATTACAATACAGATGCCATATATGTGATAAGGATAGAAGTACCTCCGATCAAGACTCAATGTTTTGCAAAACCCTCTGGGTATGATTTATATTTCTTCTAATAAACTATATTTCTGATTAGAGGTTATATCCCTACCGGATTATTAGCAGAAATAAAAGGGCTTGAATTCATCTTTTTATTTTTAACCTCACAAAGATATATTCCATGCTTTAGCTAGCACACCCAGAAACTCTATTTTTTAACAATTTATGCTTAATGAACCATCGTTGGTCCCGCAAAAAGTGGGATGGATTGAAGTAGTTTGCGGAGGGATGTTCAGTGGTAAGACCGAAGAGCTTATTCGCAGAGCTAAACGAGCTCATATCGCTGGACAAAAGGTTGTAGTTGTAAAACCCAAGGTAGATAACCGCTACGATGAAGAAGATGTGGTTTCTCATAACCAAAATGTTTTACCAGGATTGGTTGTTGATACCGCAGATCAAATTGTTTTACTGACCGGTGAGGCCGAAGTAGTATGTATTGATGAAGCACAATTTTTTGACCTACAGCTAATGAATGTGGCCAATACGCTGGCTAATGATGGCAAAAGAGTTATTGTTGCTGGATTGGATATGGACTTTGAAGGCCAACCCTTTGAACCAATGCCACAGATGCTGGCCATTGCTGAATATGTAACGAAATTGCATGCAGTGTGTGCTGAAAGTGGTACAATGGCCCATTATTCACAAAGAGTAGTAGAAAGCAAAGATCGCGTCTTAGTGGGTGAGACTGATGCCTACGAACCACGGTCACGACACTGCTACCGCCCTCCTGTTGATGAACGACGCGGCCGGCCTATAACTCCTATTTCTGCACAAGAAAACACCAACGAAGACCAAGTCTCAGATGATTGATATTTTACGCGGTATGATTGGAATGCTGGCAATTATCGGTATTGCCTTAGTATTCAGTAAAAATCGCAAAGCAGTAAACTGGCGTCTCGTCGGTACCGGCCTTAGCATTCAATTTATCTTGGCGGTATTTATACTCAAAGGCAATCAAATGGCTCAGTACTGGGGTCCCTTGAGATGGCCTAAAGATTTCTTTAGCTGGGTTTCCTCTTTTTTTGTTATTGTTTTAGATTTTACTACTGAAGGAGCCAAATTCATATTCGGTGATTTGGCTAAAAGTCCTGGCATGGATGGAAGTATGGGCAACTTTTTTGCTTTCCAGGTATTGCCCACGATTATTTTCTTTGCTTCTCTGACAGCCATTTTATATCACTATGGTATCTTACAGTGGATTGTTCGCCTTATGGCCTCAGGGATGCAGAAATTAATGGGTACTTCCGGTGCCGAATCACTTTCCGTGATCTCAAATATTTTTGTAGGTCAAACAGAAGCCCCCCTCGTTATTGAGCCTTATATTAAGAAGATGACAAAATCGGAGCTTTTAGCTGTAATGACCGGTGGAATGGCTACCATTGCCGGCGGTGTGATGGCCGCCTATGTACAGATGCTCGGCAATTCGTATGCCCAGGCCCACGATGTAGCACTGGATGTTGGACGACTCATGTTTGCTGAACAATTGCTGGGGGCCAGCCTAATGGCAGCACCTGCTGCCCTGGTTATAGCAAAAATCATGTATCCCGAAGTAGATGAACCAGTTACAAAGGGAGATGTAAAAATGAAAGTTGATCAACCAGATGCCAATGGTATTGATGCGGCAGCAACGGGAGCTAAAACTGGATTAAAACTTGCTGCAAATGTTGGTGCTATGTTACTGGCATTCATTGCCTTACTAGCAATGGGAAATTACTTTCTCGAAGGGTTTGGCAGCATTACCGGTATTAACGAAATGATTGCTGATGGCAACTTGCGAATTGAAAAAGTTCTGGGATGGATTATTGCTCCTCTTGCTTATATTGTTGGTGCGCCTTGGGCCGATGCTGTAAACCTTGGTTCACTGTTGGGAACCAAAGTAGTATTGAATGAATTCGTAGCTTATTTACAACTTTCGGATATGGTAGAAGCCTCCTCTTTGAGTCCTAAAACAATCACAATGGCCACTTTTGCTCTTTGTGGTTTTGCAAACTTCTCTTCTATTGCTATTCAAATCGGCGGTATTGGCGGCTTGGCCCCAAGTAGAAAATCGGAACTAGCTCAATTCGGCCTTAAAGCAGTATTGGCAGGTACCCTTGCTAACTTAATGACTGCTACTATTGCAGGTATATTATTTTAATGATGTTATCACATAAAAAAATAGTTATTGTTTTCTTAGTCGGTACAGCATTAACTGTATTAGCTACCTGTACACCTACCCCCTCTGAGCAAAAAGAGAATGCACTAGCACGGGTAGGAACGAAGTACCTTACAGTTGATGAAGCACAGAAGTCAGTACCTCCTTTTTTACTCAAACAAGACAGCATTGGGGCCCTCAAAAAGTATCGTGACCAGTGGATCAAACAGCAAGTCTTATTACAAGAAGCTAAACGTCTTGGACTGCCTCAAAAAAAGGCAGTCCAACAACAGCTCAAACAGGCTGAAGAAGAAATACTGCGTGAAGCCTTGAGAAAAACCATTACCGCATCTAAAGAAAAAGCCCTTACTATTACCGATGAAGAGGCCCGAACCTACTACCAAGCTCACAAGAACCAGTTTGCACTGGATGAAGAGTTTGTACAATTCCGACATATGCGTGCTCGCACATTAAAAGAAGCTCGAGCGGCAAAGCAAGATCTGCTGGGGGGAGTGTCTTGGGAAGAAGTCGCGCACGATTATGCTATAAATCCGGAATCTGCCTTGGAAAAAGCAGAGCAATATTGGCCTATTTCCATGGCCTTAAGTGATATAAGCATCATGAACCGATATTTAAATATCATTGGTCAAAGTGAAATATCGCCGATTCAACGGGTAAATGGAGTCTATCATTTTGTACAACTTATCGACAGTCGTGCCAAAGGCGAGCTCCCTGACCTGGATTGGCTGCTCGATAAAATAAAGGACTGGATGCTTTTAAATAAACAGCGTCGAAATTTCAGTTCCTATCTAAAGAATCTTTATCTTAAAGCGAAATCAAATAATGAAGTAGAGACATTTAACGTTTTACCTACACAAACTAACCCAACAACCACTTTTGAAGATACTCTTGAAAGCAACTCAACTGATGAATAAAGCTTATCTCTTACTACTTTTACTTATTTCACTTACTATAATCCCCTCTTCGCTACAAGCACAACAAAAGAACGGGGGCAAAAATCTAGACCAAATCGTTGCCCTTGTCAATGATCATATTATACTCAAGTCTGAGGTTGATCAACAGGTTCAGCAATATATGATGCAGATGCAACAACAGCAGGGAAAACAGGTCTCTTTTGGCGAAGATATCTGGTACACGGTGTTGCAAAATACGATTGACCGTTATGTTATGCTTGATCAGGCCGCAATAGATTCGATTTCGGTGCCTACAGAACAAGTTGACCAACAGATCAACCGCCGTATACAGCAATCTGTTGAACGTATCGGAAGTGAAGAAGCCCTTGAACAACAGTTGGGAAAAAGTATTGTTCAACTTCGTGCAGATCTTCGTGAAAACTACCGTGAACAGATGACAATACAACGGTTTCAACAACAAAAGAGATCTGAAGTTTCTATAACGCGGCCCGAGGTTAAAGAATACTTTGAGCGAATCCCTCAAGATTCACTGCCAAATATACCAGAACAGGTAGCGGTATCTCAAATTGTTGCTGTTCCCCCGACCCTTGCTAATGCTAAATCAGAAGCACGTAATTTAGCTGAACAACTACGTGATTCTGTACTTAATCATGGCAAAACCATTGAAGAACTGGCTAAAAATCACAGTGATGGACCAAATGCCGAAAACGGCGGAAAAGTACCAATGATGGCTATTAACGACTTAGTAGCAGAATATTCTGCCGCAGCAACCTCGCTGGAACAAGGAGATATATCGCAGGTTGTAGAAACATCATTCGGATTCCATGTAATTCGTTTGAATAAACGTGAAGGAGATAAAATTGATACTAATCATATTCTCATCAAAATTGATAATGAAAGCTATGATGACCAAGCTGCCATTGACAAGTTAAAACAGCTTAAAGATAGCGTACAAACAAATGAGGATATCACCTTTTCTGAAATGGCACGCAAACACTCTGATGATCCCAATACTGGGCCTCAGGGCGGTCGAATACTGCACCCGCAAACAGGAGAACGTCACATCCCACTTCAAGACTTGGAACCCGCTTTATATCGCATCGTTCTATTGCTTGATGAAGAAGGTGACATCTCAAAGCCCAAGAAGTTTCAGATGGGAAATGAAAACAATTCAAAACGCGCATACCGTATTGTACACCTTGATGACAAAATTGAGGAGCACACCGCAAACCTTAAACAGGATTACTCTCGTATTAAATCAGCGGCTTTACAACAAAAACAGCAGCGGGAGTTTTCCAAATTGCTGGATAAACTTCGTAAAGAGATGTATGTCGAGTATAAAATTTCTGTGCCCGAGAAATACAAACAATTATAGAGAACGACTATGAGCCAGATTCCCCAAGATTCGGTTGAAGCTGTTGATTTTTTCCAGGATTCGGTTTCCAAAATCAGAGAGCAAGTTGGTAAAGTTATTGTCGGCCAAAAAGAAATTCTTGACCAGTTATTAATTTGCCTATTCTCGAGGGGCCACTGTGTATTGATTGGGGTACCCGGCCTGGCAAAAACATTATTAATTCGTACGGTTTCTAAAACATTGAACCTAAGCTTTAGTCGCATCCAGTTTACTCCGGACCTAATGCCCGGAGATATTACGGGCACTGAAGTGATAGAAGATGATCGGGAAACCGGCCATAAAGAGTTTAAATTCGTAAAAGGACCTATTTTTGCCAATATCGTACTTGCGGATGAAATCAATCGCACCCCTCCCAAAACGCAAGCTGCCCTGCTAGAGGGTATGCAAGAGTTTCATGTTACTGCTGCCGGTCATAGTTATCCTCTGCAGCCGCCATTTTTTGTGCTTGCAACACAAAATCCCATTGAACAGGAAGGAACGTATCCATTGCCAGAAGCTCAACTTGATCGCTTCATGTTTAACCTGTGGCTCGATTATCCCTCTCTGGAAGAAGAGAAAAATATTGTAAGTCAAAATACTGCTCTTGAAGAGACTGATATTGAAGCTGTGCTGGATATCGAACAGGTCATTGAACTACAAAATCTGGTTCGTGAGGTACCGGTACCCGAGGGCGTGTTAGCCTCAGCAGTAGAACTTGTCACTAAAACACGTCCCCAATCTGATATTGCTCCTGATTTCATTGCAAAATATATGAGCTGGGGCGCCGGACCCCGTGCTTCGCAATTTCTTGTTCTCGGGGGTAAAGCCCGGGCATTGACAAGAGGACGGTATAACGTAACCGAAGAAGATATTCGGGCCTTGGCTAAACCAGTTTTACGCCATCGCATTGTCAATAACTATGCGGCCGAAGCCGAAGGCCTCTCAGCCGATAAACTTATAGACATGTTGCTCGACGAAATGTAACTACTACCAACGCTGTGGATTTTATTTTCCAAGGATTTCAGTCGACTCTGCCTCTGTGGACTTATGTACTCATATTTATAAGCACTACCCTGCTTTCGTGGTGGGCATACAAAGAACATATCGGTATTAGTCCCATCTACCGATACCTACTCATAGCATTACGATCTTTGGTTTTTGTAATACTGCTTATTCTTTTGCTGAATCCCTTTATCAAGACGGAGACCTCCTATCTTGAAAAACCCTCCATAGCGGTAATGCTTGATAACTCAGCCAGTACGGCAATTCAGAAAAAATCTTACAAAGGTGTTGAAAGCTACCAAGAGACTTTGGATAGGCTGGAACTTCGGGAATTAACAGATTTAAACCTTGAATTTTACTCCATTGGCAATACCTTAGCCCCTGTTAATTTAGATTCTCTTACTCTTGATGCCGAACAAACAAACCTTTCAAGTGCAATCAATTTTCTTAATACTAATCAACATGACATTAATACTGCCATCCTGATTAGTGATGGTATCTATACCCAGGGACAAAATCCTGTTTT includes:
- a CDS encoding FAD-binding oxidoreductase, whose translation is MLQVEKSQIEKLKSSIEGRIILPEDVDYDKARTIWNAMIDRKPAIIVQCGSAEDVPPAIHFAKEKGLELSVRGGGHHIAGNSIVDNGLTIDFSMMRKVKVDPQKKRATVEPGATLGDFDKATQVHGLATPTGINSTTGIAGLTLGGGFGWLTRQYGLTIDNLVSADIVTADGEQLTLSKTQNTDLFWAIRGGGGNFGVITRFEFELYDIGTKTFGGLIVFPFEQVRKVLNRYREFAKSAPLELNVWIVVRHAPPLPFLPEEIHNKMVVVLPVFYNGDLRKGENLVNYLRKFGNPLGEHVGRQPYVQWQQAFDPLLTPGARNYWKSHNFTEISDGLIDAIIKFAGTMPTLQTEIFLGMLSGVANEVPVEATAYAARDAKFVVNVHGRWVEPIEDQKCVSWAREFFEATRSYASGGAYVNFMTEDEKDRISAAYSSNYQRLMELKTKYDPDNLFHMNQNIKPQN
- a CDS encoding peroxiredoxin — encoded protein: MENSLAEGTKAPEFTLQNTDGEKVSLSAFKGEKNVVLLFFPLAFSGTCTKELCTTRDNMKLYNSLDAEVIGISIDSFFTLKEFKKAENLNFTLLSDFNKEASQAYGVLNDDYFGMKGVAQRASFVVDKEGIIRHREVLDESSNLPDFKAIQNVLKQFD
- a CDS encoding NuoI/complex I 23 kDa subunit family protein yields the protein MATPQNLEQPRANALNENFERERSFSFMEKLYLPEIFKALWYTFKQMFQPKVTMQYPEEKWDPPSIFRGRPVLVEDNGKERCVACGLCARACPPLAISMQANEDSDDPKERYPNFFEINMLRCIYCGYCEEVCPEEAIVMSKDYDIVFESREEAIYDKQRLLVPKEDVKERLDFLREYKNRQFGQFWDFQEENNIHSVRDRDRDFNSGLSLVEMLEQQEHNDNVQAESEWAR
- the der gene encoding ribosome biogenesis GTPase Der, which produces MLPVVSIVGRPNVGKSTIFNRLIGSRKAIVDDQYGVTRDRHYGESYWNGRDFNVIDTGGYLPGATDVVKKGIREQVHIAIRESDLILFVVDTEAGITSLDSSVAQLLREQEMPVLLVANKADNEEREFNATEFYALGFEELYPVSAISGRGTGELLDRMVELLPEEQEEPKTTIPKLAVVGRPNVGKSSYVNAMLEDERCIVTDIPGTTRDSIHSKLLYNEKEYILVDTAGLRKKAKVQENVEFYSTVRTDRALKECDVAILMLDAMRGFEAQDKRIIRNAADYNKGLVIVLNKWDLVPEKDTNIHKEFEEYVYSRIPRMKYVPIVSISTTHRKRIHKVIDVADLVMKERKKTIKTSHFNDFLKQILKEKPLPVRKEVPLKIKYGTQVQANPPVFKFFMNHPEHLPANYRRYIENKIREEYQFTGVPITMRFVQK
- a CDS encoding thymidine kinase; amino-acid sequence: MLNEPSLVPQKVGWIEVVCGGMFSGKTEELIRRAKRAHIAGQKVVVVKPKVDNRYDEEDVVSHNQNVLPGLVVDTADQIVLLTGEAEVVCIDEAQFFDLQLMNVANTLANDGKRVIVAGLDMDFEGQPFEPMPQMLAIAEYVTKLHAVCAESGTMAHYSQRVVESKDRVLVGETDAYEPRSRHCYRPPVDERRGRPITPISAQENTNEDQVSDD
- a CDS encoding NupC/NupG family nucleoside CNT transporter codes for the protein MIDILRGMIGMLAIIGIALVFSKNRKAVNWRLVGTGLSIQFILAVFILKGNQMAQYWGPLRWPKDFFSWVSSFFVIVLDFTTEGAKFIFGDLAKSPGMDGSMGNFFAFQVLPTIIFFASLTAILYHYGILQWIVRLMASGMQKLMGTSGAESLSVISNIFVGQTEAPLVIEPYIKKMTKSELLAVMTGGMATIAGGVMAAYVQMLGNSYAQAHDVALDVGRLMFAEQLLGASLMAAPAALVIAKIMYPEVDEPVTKGDVKMKVDQPDANGIDAAATGAKTGLKLAANVGAMLLAFIALLAMGNYFLEGFGSITGINEMIADGNLRIEKVLGWIIAPLAYIVGAPWADAVNLGSLLGTKVVLNEFVAYLQLSDMVEASSLSPKTITMATFALCGFANFSSIAIQIGGIGGLAPSRKSELAQFGLKAVLAGTLANLMTATIAGILF
- a CDS encoding peptidyl-prolyl cis-trans isomerase, with the translated sequence MMLSHKKIVIVFLVGTALTVLATCTPTPSEQKENALARVGTKYLTVDEAQKSVPPFLLKQDSIGALKKYRDQWIKQQVLLQEAKRLGLPQKKAVQQQLKQAEEEILREALRKTITASKEKALTITDEEARTYYQAHKNQFALDEEFVQFRHMRARTLKEARAAKQDLLGGVSWEEVAHDYAINPESALEKAEQYWPISMALSDISIMNRYLNIIGQSEISPIQRVNGVYHFVQLIDSRAKGELPDLDWLLDKIKDWMLLNKQRRNFSSYLKNLYLKAKSNNEVETFNVLPTQTNPTTTFEDTLESNSTDE
- a CDS encoding peptidylprolyl isomerase, giving the protein MNKAYLLLLLLISLTIIPSSLQAQQKNGGKNLDQIVALVNDHIILKSEVDQQVQQYMMQMQQQQGKQVSFGEDIWYTVLQNTIDRYVMLDQAAIDSISVPTEQVDQQINRRIQQSVERIGSEEALEQQLGKSIVQLRADLRENYREQMTIQRFQQQKRSEVSITRPEVKEYFERIPQDSLPNIPEQVAVSQIVAVPPTLANAKSEARNLAEQLRDSVLNHGKTIEELAKNHSDGPNAENGGKVPMMAINDLVAEYSAAATSLEQGDISQVVETSFGFHVIRLNKREGDKIDTNHILIKIDNESYDDQAAIDKLKQLKDSVQTNEDITFSEMARKHSDDPNTGPQGGRILHPQTGERHIPLQDLEPALYRIVLLLDEEGDISKPKKFQMGNENNSKRAYRIVHLDDKIEEHTANLKQDYSRIKSAALQQKQQREFSKLLDKLRKEMYVEYKISVPEKYKQL
- a CDS encoding AAA family ATPase, producing MSQIPQDSVEAVDFFQDSVSKIREQVGKVIVGQKEILDQLLICLFSRGHCVLIGVPGLAKTLLIRTVSKTLNLSFSRIQFTPDLMPGDITGTEVIEDDRETGHKEFKFVKGPIFANIVLADEINRTPPKTQAALLEGMQEFHVTAAGHSYPLQPPFFVLATQNPIEQEGTYPLPEAQLDRFMFNLWLDYPSLEEEKNIVSQNTALEETDIEAVLDIEQVIELQNLVREVPVPEGVLASAVELVTKTRPQSDIAPDFIAKYMSWGAGPRASQFLVLGGKARALTRGRYNVTEEDIRALAKPVLRHRIVNNYAAEAEGLSADKLIDMLLDEM